A section of the Methanoregula formicica SMSP genome encodes:
- a CDS encoding type II toxin-antitoxin system HicA family toxin, whose product MSYKLPVISGEELVKYLAKQGFEIKRRTSSHVVVQKEWRVFSVLFIAN is encoded by the coding sequence ATGTCATATAAACTCCCGGTCATTTCCGGGGAAGAACTGGTCAAATACCTTGCAAAGCAGGGATTCGAGATCAAGCGCCGGACTTCGAGTCACGTTGTCGTGCAGAAAGAATGGCGTGTTTTTTCTGTACTCTTCATCGCGAATTAA
- a CDS encoding replication factor C large subunit gives MDWAEKYRPAHLADLVGNKTPVMQIAEWAKTWTRKSRPLLLYGKPGIGKTSAAYALANDMNWEVVELNASDQRTAAVIERIAGAGSVTASLTGATRKLIVLDEADNLQGNADRGGAKAILECIRQAQQPMILIANDLYGISPEIRARCEPVQFKAVPARSIVPRLRYLCSAEKISCSDAALQSIAESAGGDIRSAVNMLYASALGRDSLDDGQVHTSQKDERVSIFSLITALFGKTRDDELMRLSYDVDDTPDTIVQWVEGSVPHLADPRSVERAYRYLSRADQYLGYTYRRQYHTLWRYATAVMLLGVADAAGGKGIHARIMPPERWQKMAAAKKQKTIRIATLNKVSSTMHVPQDTLREHYLDTLALLVGQDPAGFARELSFDADQLNFFLNDRARAAEIIRAIVQEEKEREKEAKKEAAPPKKEQKAEKPQKKGELPLPEAESPKAAPAKVKEEPAPAKTQSTLFDGF, from the coding sequence ATGGACTGGGCAGAGAAGTACCGCCCTGCACACCTCGCGGATCTTGTGGGAAACAAGACCCCGGTGATGCAGATCGCGGAATGGGCAAAGACCTGGACGAGGAAGTCCCGGCCGCTCCTCCTCTACGGCAAGCCCGGCATCGGCAAGACCTCGGCGGCCTACGCACTCGCAAACGACATGAACTGGGAAGTCGTCGAGCTGAACGCAAGCGACCAGCGGACGGCAGCGGTGATCGAGCGGATCGCCGGCGCCGGGAGCGTGACCGCGAGCCTGACCGGCGCAACGCGGAAACTGATTGTCCTTGACGAAGCGGACAACCTGCAGGGAAATGCCGACCGGGGTGGGGCAAAGGCAATCCTCGAATGCATCCGGCAGGCGCAGCAGCCGATGATCCTGATCGCAAACGACCTGTACGGGATCTCGCCGGAGATCCGGGCCCGCTGCGAGCCGGTCCAGTTCAAGGCAGTGCCCGCCCGGTCCATTGTCCCGCGCCTCAGGTACCTCTGCTCCGCAGAGAAGATCAGCTGCAGCGACGCCGCCCTCCAGTCTATTGCCGAGAGCGCCGGAGGCGACATCCGCTCCGCGGTCAACATGCTCTATGCCTCAGCCCTTGGAAGAGACAGTCTCGATGACGGACAGGTCCATACCTCCCAGAAAGACGAGCGGGTCTCCATCTTCTCGCTCATCACGGCACTGTTCGGCAAGACCCGCGACGACGAGCTGATGCGGCTCTCGTACGATGTTGACGACACCCCGGATACCATCGTGCAGTGGGTCGAGGGGAGTGTCCCCCATCTCGCGGATCCCCGTTCCGTCGAGCGGGCATACCGGTACCTCTCGCGGGCGGACCAGTACCTCGGCTACACGTACCGCCGCCAGTACCATACGCTCTGGCGGTACGCAACGGCGGTGATGCTGCTTGGCGTTGCGGACGCTGCCGGGGGAAAGGGCATCCATGCCCGGATCATGCCACCCGAGCGCTGGCAGAAGATGGCCGCCGCAAAGAAACAGAAGACAATCCGTATTGCGACCTTAAACAAGGTCTCATCGACAATGCACGTCCCGCAGGACACCCTGCGGGAGCACTATCTCGACACCCTCGCCCTTCTCGTTGGGCAGGACCCGGCGGGATTCGCCCGCGAGCTCTCGTTTGACGCGGACCAGCTCAACTTTTTCCTGAATGACCGGGCACGGGCTGCCGAGATTATCCGGGCGATCGTACAGGAAGAGAAAGAGCGGGAGAAAGAGGCAAAGAAGGAAGCTGCCCCGCCAAAGAAGGAGCAAAAGGCGGAGAAACCGCAGAAGAAAGGGGAGCTCCCGTTACCGGAAGCGGAGAGCCCGAAGGCTGCACCGGCAAAAGTGAAGGAAGAGCCGGCTCCCGCAAAAACCCAGTCAACGCTCTTTGACGGATTCTGA
- the uvrA gene encoding excinuclease ABC subunit UvrA — MKDIIIKGARQHNLKNISVEIPRDKLVVITGVSGSGKSTLAFDTLYAEGQRRYVESLSSYARQFLGIMQKPDVDLIEGLSPAISIEQKTTSKNPRSTVGTTTEIYDYLRLLYARIGTPYCPGHNIPIASQTPDRIADQVAAEYPGMVTVLAPIVRQKKGTYQQLLRDLNAEGYTRVRLNGQIIRTDEEIKLDRYKKHDIEIVIDRLESSDRSRLTEAVENALKKSGGLVIAAGELEKETLYSSLMACPVCGLTFEELQPRMFSFNSPFGACEECHGLGVKMEFDPDLIIPDKERCIADGAVAPYRNPMDGFRGQYLATVAKHFGFSVMTPIKDLTEEQYNALMYGSDEKMHFSMSARNGDAQWSHNGQWEGLLPQTARLYAQTKSEWRKRELEGYMRVFECPSCHGKRLKDKVLAVRIGGRSIIDLTDLSISAHLAALREIRLTEKEAEISRQILKEITSRLLFLEKVGLGYLTLSRNAGTLSGGEAQRIRLATQIGANLVGVLYVLDEPSIGLHQRDNHKLIETLKTLRDIGNTLIVVEHDEDMIRSADHVIDMGPGAGMHGGAVIAEGTPKQIEKNKKSLTGQYLAGTKQIDVPGSRRNAEKFLTVKGCRENNLKNIDAKFPIGLLTVITGVSGSGKSTLVYETLYKGMMQRLYKSRDPVGKHDKILFDTAIDKVIVIDQSPIGRTPRSNPATYTKVFDDIRSIFAETKEAKMRGYGPGRFSFNIKGGRCEACQGDGLIRIEMNFLPDVFIECEECKGKRYNRETLEVKYKGKSIADVLDMSVEEALALFSNIPSIRGKLEMLSRVGLDYIKLGQSSTTLSGGEAQRIKLTRELAKRATGRTLYLLDEPTTGLHFDDTKKLIKVLDDLVAKGNTVVVIEHNLDVIKSADYIIDIGPEGGDAGGTIVAAGTPEDVSAVPGSYTGQFLKEMLARTPPAKS, encoded by the coding sequence ATGAAAGATATCATCATCAAAGGTGCCCGCCAGCACAACCTCAAAAATATCAGCGTGGAGATCCCCCGCGACAAGTTAGTCGTCATAACCGGCGTCTCCGGCTCCGGCAAATCCACGCTCGCGTTCGACACGCTCTATGCGGAGGGCCAGCGCCGGTACGTGGAGTCGCTCTCCTCGTACGCCCGGCAGTTCCTCGGCATCATGCAGAAGCCGGACGTTGACCTTATCGAAGGGCTCTCGCCGGCCATCTCCATCGAGCAGAAGACCACATCGAAAAATCCGCGGAGCACGGTGGGGACGACCACCGAGATCTACGATTACCTCCGTCTCCTCTATGCCCGGATCGGGACGCCGTACTGTCCCGGGCACAATATCCCGATCGCGTCGCAGACCCCCGACCGGATCGCGGACCAGGTTGCAGCGGAATATCCCGGCATGGTCACGGTCCTTGCTCCCATTGTCCGGCAGAAGAAGGGGACGTACCAGCAGCTCCTCCGGGACCTGAACGCGGAAGGATACACGCGGGTACGGCTCAACGGGCAGATCATCCGGACCGATGAGGAGATCAAGCTCGACCGGTACAAGAAGCACGACATCGAGATCGTCATCGACCGGCTCGAATCGTCCGACCGGTCGCGGCTCACGGAAGCGGTGGAGAACGCTCTCAAGAAATCCGGTGGTCTTGTCATCGCTGCCGGAGAGCTGGAGAAGGAGACGCTGTACTCCTCGCTGATGGCCTGCCCGGTCTGCGGCCTCACCTTCGAGGAACTCCAGCCCCGGATGTTCTCGTTCAACAGCCCGTTCGGTGCCTGCGAGGAGTGCCACGGTCTTGGCGTGAAGATGGAGTTCGACCCCGACCTCATCATCCCGGACAAGGAACGGTGCATTGCCGATGGCGCCGTGGCCCCGTACCGCAACCCGATGGACGGCTTCCGCGGGCAGTACCTTGCAACGGTCGCAAAGCACTTCGGCTTTTCCGTGATGACGCCGATTAAGGACCTGACTGAAGAGCAGTATAATGCTCTGATGTACGGTTCGGACGAGAAGATGCACTTCTCGATGAGCGCCCGGAACGGGGATGCCCAGTGGTCGCACAACGGCCAGTGGGAAGGGCTCCTTCCGCAGACTGCCCGGCTCTATGCCCAGACCAAGTCCGAGTGGCGGAAGCGGGAACTCGAAGGCTACATGCGGGTCTTCGAGTGCCCCTCCTGCCATGGGAAACGGCTCAAGGACAAGGTGCTTGCCGTCAGGATCGGCGGCAGGTCCATCATCGATCTCACGGACCTTTCCATCTCCGCCCACCTTGCCGCGCTCCGGGAGATCCGGCTGACCGAGAAGGAAGCCGAGATCTCGCGCCAGATCCTCAAGGAGATCACCAGCCGGCTGTTATTTTTGGAGAAGGTGGGACTCGGGTACCTCACGCTCTCGCGGAACGCGGGGACGCTCTCCGGCGGGGAGGCGCAGCGTATCCGGCTCGCCACCCAGATCGGGGCGAACCTGGTGGGCGTGCTCTACGTCCTGGACGAGCCCTCCATCGGCCTCCACCAGCGGGACAACCACAAGCTGATCGAGACCTTGAAGACGCTCCGCGACATCGGCAACACGCTGATCGTGGTCGAGCACGACGAGGACATGATCCGCTCGGCCGACCACGTCATCGACATGGGGCCCGGGGCCGGGATGCATGGCGGAGCGGTCATTGCCGAAGGGACCCCGAAGCAGATCGAGAAGAACAAGAAGTCCCTGACCGGCCAGTATCTTGCCGGGACAAAACAGATCGATGTGCCGGGGAGCCGGAGAAATGCGGAGAAGTTCCTCACCGTGAAAGGCTGCCGCGAGAACAACTTAAAGAACATCGACGCAAAGTTCCCGATCGGTCTCCTGACGGTCATCACCGGCGTCTCGGGGAGCGGGAAGTCCACGCTCGTGTACGAGACGCTCTACAAGGGGATGATGCAGCGGCTCTACAAGTCGCGCGACCCGGTCGGGAAGCACGACAAGATCCTCTTCGATACGGCAATCGACAAGGTGATCGTCATCGACCAGTCCCCCATCGGCCGCACCCCGCGGAGCAACCCGGCGACCTACACGAAGGTCTTCGACGATATCCGGAGTATTTTTGCCGAAACGAAGGAGGCAAAGATGCGGGGTTATGGGCCGGGACGGTTCTCGTTCAACATCAAAGGCGGGCGGTGCGAGGCCTGCCAGGGCGACGGCCTGATCCGGATCGAGATGAACTTCCTCCCCGACGTCTTCATCGAATGCGAGGAGTGCAAGGGCAAGCGGTACAACCGCGAGACGCTCGAGGTGAAGTACAAGGGCAAATCGATCGCCGATGTCCTGGACATGAGCGTTGAGGAAGCCCTGGCGCTGTTCTCGAACATCCCGTCGATACGGGGAAAGCTGGAGATGCTCTCCCGCGTCGGCCTTGACTACATCAAGCTCGGCCAGAGCTCGACAACGCTCTCGGGAGGCGAGGCGCAGCGGATCAAGCTCACCCGCGAGCTGGCAAAACGGGCCACCGGAAGGACGCTCTACCTGCTGGACGAACCGACTACCGGACTCCACTTCGACGATACAAAGAAGCTGATCAAAGTCCTCGACGATCTCGTGGCCAAGGGGAACACGGTCGTTGTCATCGAGCACAACCTTGACGTGATCAAGTCAGCCGATTATATCATCGACATAGGCCCGGAGGGCGGCGATGCCGGCGGGACGATCGTGGCCGCCGGGACACCGGAAGACGTTTCCGCAGTCCCCGGCAGCTATACCGGGCAGTTCCTTAAAGAGATGCTCGCCCGGACACCCCCGGCCAAATCCTGA
- a CDS encoding RDD family protein, translating to MTDDAIVTPVPATDPAVTGSPDIPASAVTGQGRTLYLAKWTTRFWAWLIDFFMVILFLNIIRGIVDSLGWSIPLYIDPWNWEPFEFAFQTLFFFLYWTVMEGFQGRGQSIGKMVMNLKVVSRDGTRIDYKEAAIQSFGKAFLLPLDCLIGWIAMPETKLRVFNRLSGTIVIKTDYKEPAGILYVKDKE from the coding sequence ATGACTGATGACGCCATCGTCACTCCCGTTCCCGCAACGGATCCCGCTGTCACGGGAAGCCCGGATATCCCTGCATCTGCCGTAACCGGACAAGGCCGCACGCTCTACCTTGCCAAGTGGACGACACGGTTCTGGGCCTGGCTCATCGACTTCTTCATGGTCATCCTCTTCCTCAACATCATCCGGGGCATCGTCGATTCGCTCGGGTGGAGCATTCCCCTGTATATCGATCCCTGGAACTGGGAACCCTTCGAGTTTGCATTCCAGACCCTCTTCTTCTTCCTGTACTGGACGGTCATGGAAGGATTCCAGGGCAGGGGGCAGTCCATCGGCAAGATGGTGATGAACTTAAAAGTTGTCAGCCGTGACGGGACAAGGATCGATTATAAGGAAGCCGCGATCCAGAGTTTCGGCAAGGCATTCCTCCTCCCGCTGGACTGCCTCATCGGATGGATCGCCATGCCGGAGACCAAGCTCCGGGTCTTCAACCGGCTCTCGGGCACCATCGTGATCAAGACCGATTACAAGGAACCCGCCGGGATCCTGTACGTGAAAGACAAGGAGTGA
- a CDS encoding HepT-like ribonuclease domain-containing protein, with protein sequence MTARSPALYLSEILASMEKIERYIAGISYEDFIRNEQLIDAVERNVEKIGEAAAAIPDEIRKQHPEVPWKTIVGLRNKVIHHYFAVDHEVIWQIATKNIPATKGKIAAIVREYPR encoded by the coding sequence ATGACCGCACGGTCTCCAGCCCTGTACCTTTCAGAGATCCTTGCCTCCATGGAGAAGATCGAGCGCTACATTGCCGGGATCTCCTATGAGGATTTTATCAGGAACGAGCAACTGATCGATGCCGTTGAACGGAATGTGGAGAAGATCGGTGAAGCCGCTGCTGCGATCCCGGATGAGATCCGGAAGCAACATCCCGAAGTTCCCTGGAAGACCATCGTGGGATTGAGGAACAAGGTTATCCATCATTATTTTGCGGTTGACCACGAAGTGATCTGGCAGATCGCAACGAAGAACATTCCGGCAACCAAAGGGAAGATCGCTGCGATAGTCCGGGAATACCCCCGGTAA
- a CDS encoding TIGR02391 family protein, producing MIDEYFEINKSLREIREKSVDALVKILSGDTASASLINIYIKRDQEKLERLLRERNFTLDTAKLNRHIRFGKEHDYRDILLEDIPQIEEILDKKLRDELKIEKSGFKNFLHPIIQRHAYDLFQNGDYRNAVLNSIIGIFDQIREKTGLEDDGDKLITQALSIQNPLLVLSDLNTDSGRNDQKGFLLIFQGAYIGIRNPKAHTLEHDLTEKKAAQYLIFASLLARRIDEATLVKKE from the coding sequence ATGATTGACGAATATTTTGAGATCAACAAATCACTTCGAGAGATTAGGGAAAAATCCGTTGATGCGCTTGTAAAGATCTTATCGGGGGATACAGCTTCTGCGTCGTTAATCAACATCTACATTAAACGAGATCAAGAAAAATTAGAACGTTTATTGAGGGAGCGAAATTTTACTCTTGATACTGCGAAATTAAATCGCCATATCCGGTTTGGAAAAGAACATGATTATCGAGATATTTTATTAGAAGATATTCCTCAAATTGAAGAGATTCTTGACAAAAAACTTCGCGACGAATTAAAGATAGAGAAGTCTGGATTTAAAAATTTTTTACATCCTATAATCCAACGTCATGCATACGATTTATTTCAAAATGGCGATTATCGTAATGCCGTTCTGAATTCGATCATCGGTATTTTTGATCAGATCCGGGAAAAAACTGGACTTGAGGATGACGGGGATAAGCTTATCACTCAAGCCCTTTCAATTCAAAATCCTTTATTAGTGTTAAGTGATCTTAATACAGATTCTGGTAGGAACGATCAAAAAGGGTTTTTATTAATTTTCCAAGGTGCGTATATTGGCATTCGGAATCCCAAAGCTCATACTTTAGAGCATGATTTAACTGAAAAAAAAGCTGCGCAGTATTTGATTTTCGCGAGTTTACTCGCTCGCAGAATTGATGAAGCAACTCTCGTAAAAAAAGAATAA
- a CDS encoding HEAT repeat domain-containing protein yields MDTPDPGEGTAEDTGPAGRSPEYGERLAHFTALLQDDDVSSRWKAAEALGRIGDPAATGDLIDALWDEDPRVRTKAVWALGRIGDDRAIPPLRRLYRMESEEAREDISEAIAAIGRSRAGTGPDDPAGR; encoded by the coding sequence ATGGATACCCCTGACCCCGGAGAAGGAACTGCGGAGGATACCGGCCCGGCAGGCCGGTCCCCGGAATACGGAGAGAGACTCGCGCATTTCACTGCCCTCCTCCAGGACGATGACGTCTCCTCGCGGTGGAAAGCAGCGGAAGCGCTGGGCCGGATCGGGGACCCGGCTGCTACGGGTGACCTCATCGATGCGTTATGGGACGAAGATCCGCGGGTGAGGACAAAGGCGGTCTGGGCGCTCGGGCGGATCGGCGATGACCGCGCGATTCCCCCGCTCCGGCGCCTGTACCGGATGGAGTCGGAAGAAGCCCGCGAAGATATCAGTGAAGCGATCGCCGCAATTGGTCGCAGCAGGGCCGGAACGGGGCCGGACGATCCTGCCGGGAGATGA
- a CDS encoding methanogenesis marker 2 protein: MVRNCSTESIAKVVREYEGVKRKHAIGEMVKALRIDAPHVVAAFGEDAAVIEHNGEALLLAADGIWSKLMEADPYWAGYCSVLVNIHDIAAMGGRPIAMVDVFSMSKGMIQEQVVKGMHDASAQFGVPIVGGHLHPDAPYSVIDVSILGSARLDSIIYSHTAQDGDIVVMAIDLNGRVHPSCALNWDSVTMKSAAEVRAQIAVLEEIGRKHLVTAGKDISNPGLIGTLGMLLEISGKGGEIDLSQIPKPDLAKNGMTFEQWVRMYPGMGFILTAKEEKVPELIRTFAGVGMTAKVIGRVNNSKSLSVRYDGSETEVFDFIKNGIMHLTEEDVACQSR, encoded by the coding sequence GTGGTCCGCAACTGCTCCACAGAATCGATCGCAAAGGTTGTCCGGGAATACGAGGGCGTGAAAAGGAAACATGCCATCGGCGAGATGGTCAAGGCGCTGCGGATCGATGCACCGCACGTCGTGGCCGCGTTCGGCGAGGACGCGGCGGTGATCGAGCACAACGGCGAGGCGCTCCTCCTTGCGGCAGACGGCATCTGGTCGAAACTGATGGAGGCGGACCCCTACTGGGCGGGGTACTGCTCGGTGCTTGTCAATATCCACGACATCGCGGCCATGGGCGGCCGGCCGATCGCGATGGTGGACGTCTTTTCCATGTCAAAGGGCATGATCCAGGAGCAGGTGGTGAAAGGGATGCACGACGCATCCGCACAGTTCGGCGTCCCGATTGTCGGGGGGCACCTCCACCCGGACGCCCCCTACAGTGTCATTGATGTCTCTATCCTGGGCTCGGCACGGCTCGACTCGATCATCTACAGCCACACGGCACAGGACGGCGACATTGTCGTGATGGCCATCGACCTGAACGGGCGGGTCCACCCCTCCTGTGCCCTCAACTGGGACTCGGTGACGATGAAATCCGCAGCCGAAGTCCGGGCGCAGATCGCGGTTCTCGAGGAGATTGGCAGAAAACACCTCGTGACTGCAGGAAAGGACATCAGCAACCCCGGCCTCATCGGGACGCTCGGAATGCTGCTTGAGATCAGCGGCAAGGGCGGCGAGATCGACCTTTCGCAGATCCCCAAACCGGACCTTGCAAAGAACGGCATGACGTTCGAGCAGTGGGTCCGGATGTACCCGGGCATGGGATTCATCCTGACGGCAAAGGAGGAGAAGGTCCCCGAGCTCATCAGGACGTTTGCCGGTGTCGGCATGACGGCAAAGGTGATCGGCAGGGTGAACAACAGCAAGTCCCTCTCCGTCCGGTACGACGGAAGCGAGACCGAGGTCTTTGACTTCATCAAAAACGGGATCATGCACCTGACCGAAGAGGACGTTGCATGCCAGTCGCGGTAA
- a CDS encoding archaemetzincin family Zn-dependent metalloprotease — MHVHIFWDALSPSGFQVPVSRIISSVLGVRTTVSENPVRLMGYNNARHQVDAQALLDSVQAYKHRHGIDDPVLLVVHQDLFRNGNDFVFGLAREQVGAAVVSTARLGNEYYGREHHDDDLIDRITKEGSHEIGHLLGLGHCENPECIMFRPNTLDELDRKRKMFCPDCAKQLEEITAGF; from the coding sequence ATGCATGTCCATATTTTTTGGGATGCCTTATCTCCTTCCGGCTTCCAGGTGCCGGTCTCCCGCATCATCTCCTCTGTTCTTGGTGTCCGGACCACGGTCTCGGAGAACCCTGTCCGGCTGATGGGCTACAATAATGCCCGCCACCAGGTCGACGCGCAGGCCCTGCTCGACAGTGTCCAGGCATACAAGCACCGTCACGGGATCGATGATCCGGTCCTCCTTGTCGTCCATCAGGACCTCTTCCGGAACGGGAACGATTTTGTCTTCGGCCTTGCCCGCGAGCAGGTCGGGGCGGCGGTTGTCTCGACTGCCCGTCTGGGAAACGAATACTATGGGAGGGAGCACCATGACGACGACCTGATCGACCGGATCACCAAGGAAGGCTCCCACGAGATCGGGCACCTGCTGGGCCTGGGGCACTGCGAAAATCCCGAGTGCATCATGTTCCGGCCCAACACGCTCGACGAGCTCGACCGGAAGAGGAAGATGTTCTGCCCGGACTGCGCAAAGCAGCTCGAAGAGATCACCGCCGGGTTCTGA
- a CDS encoding UPF0146 family protein, translating into MGSYKHVEKCVGDYIAAHYTSPVEVGVGNNPGAAGIIHAAGVPVRCTDIRERIVPEGVVFHIDDVFEPDLSFYRDADVVYAIRPAIEMLPPLIALAENLGCDLLVYHLGFETYGSGGEKIDCGVLLHRYVRCSESVKER; encoded by the coding sequence ATGGGCTCGTATAAACATGTTGAGAAATGCGTCGGGGACTACATTGCCGCGCACTACACGAGCCCGGTCGAGGTGGGCGTGGGAAACAACCCGGGCGCGGCGGGAATCATCCATGCGGCCGGGGTCCCGGTCCGGTGCACGGACATCCGTGAGCGGATCGTACCGGAAGGAGTGGTCTTCCACATTGATGACGTGTTCGAACCCGATCTCTCCTTTTACCGGGATGCTGACGTGGTATACGCAATCCGGCCGGCGATCGAGATGCTCCCGCCCCTCATCGCCCTCGCGGAAAACCTTGGCTGCGACCTTCTCGTGTACCACCTCGGGTTCGAGACGTACGGGAGCGGCGGGGAGAAGATCGACTGCGGGGTGCTCCTGCACCGGTACGTCCGCTGCTCAGAATCCGTCAAAGAGCGTTGA
- a CDS encoding histone deacetylase family protein: MTVHCSVITSPAGTGHDCPAHPECNARLLAALSGVPPGTAFRAADPAREEAVLRVHAPWYLAWLKERSAAATVPLFIDADTYVTPASYNAALGAAGAAILAAERTLDGEHAFALARPPGHHAEHERAMGFCLLNNAAIAAARLLEDVDRVAIVDWDVHHGNGTQQAFYGSDKVLYCSVHQEYLFPYTGRTGDTGIGDGTGYTVNAPLACGAGAADFFAVFAEVFVPVIDRFRPDALIVSAGQDTLFDDPLGGLALRPADFSNLTAFLMQAADRPLALVLEGGYGPSHGEAVSCIFSALRSGRGSVEGCPGEPSDSTKETIAALQSTLHRIKKA; the protein is encoded by the coding sequence ATGACGGTGCACTGCTCTGTGATCACCAGCCCGGCCGGTACCGGGCATGACTGTCCCGCCCATCCCGAGTGTAACGCCCGTCTCCTCGCGGCGTTATCGGGTGTCCCCCCGGGCACGGCGTTCCGTGCTGCGGATCCGGCAAGGGAAGAGGCCGTGCTCCGGGTCCATGCACCCTGGTACCTTGCATGGCTTAAGGAGCGCTCTGCCGCTGCCACGGTCCCCCTGTTCATTGATGCGGATACCTACGTGACCCCTGCCTCGTACAACGCAGCGCTCGGGGCAGCAGGCGCCGCGATCCTTGCGGCGGAGCGGACCCTGGACGGGGAGCATGCGTTTGCCCTGGCCCGGCCCCCCGGCCATCATGCTGAACACGAGCGGGCAATGGGGTTCTGCCTGCTGAACAATGCTGCGATCGCGGCTGCCCGTCTCCTTGAGGATGTTGACCGGGTTGCGATCGTTGACTGGGACGTCCACCATGGCAACGGGACCCAGCAGGCGTTTTACGGGTCCGATAAGGTACTGTACTGCTCCGTTCACCAGGAATACCTCTTCCCGTATACCGGCAGGACGGGCGATACCGGGATCGGTGACGGGACCGGGTACACGGTCAATGCACCGCTCGCGTGCGGGGCGGGTGCCGCGGATTTTTTCGCGGTCTTTGCTGAAGTCTTCGTGCCCGTGATCGATCGCTTCCGGCCCGATGCCCTGATCGTCTCCGCGGGACAGGACACCCTCTTTGACGATCCTCTTGGCGGTCTTGCCCTCCGTCCCGCCGACTTTTCGAACCTTACTGCATTTCTCATGCAGGCTGCGGACCGGCCGCTGGCGCTCGTCCTCGAAGGGGGCTACGGCCCCTCGCACGGGGAAGCGGTTTCCTGCATCTTCTCGGCACTCCGGTCCGGCAGGGGGTCGGTGGAAGGATGTCCCGGTGAGCCGTCCGACAGCACGAAAGAGACTATCGCGGCGCTCCAGTCCACGCTGCACCGGATCAAAAAAGCCTGA
- a CDS encoding nucleotidyltransferase family protein: MKSADEIRKILRECLPEIQKKYGVTSIGIFGSYARGEAAPASDIDIIVEFDKPIGWELVDLADYLESRLHHNVDLVIRRSLHPLIRDTILAEVQYA, encoded by the coding sequence ATGAAATCGGCTGATGAAATACGAAAAATCCTGCGGGAGTGCCTCCCCGAGATCCAAAAGAAATACGGTGTTACCTCCATTGGTATTTTCGGGTCCTATGCACGAGGGGAAGCTGCTCCAGCGAGCGATATCGACATCATCGTCGAATTTGACAAGCCGATCGGATGGGAGCTCGTGGACCTTGCCGATTACCTGGAATCCCGCCTCCATCATAATGTCGATCTTGTCATACGGAGATCGCTCCACCCGTTGATCCGGGATACCATCCTTGCTGAGGTACAGTACGCATGA
- a CDS encoding type II toxin-antitoxin system HicB family antitoxin, producing the protein MKYTVVLEPQEEGGFTVQCVEIPGAISQGETREEALANIKEAIELVLEVQREELHKRSPAHHREISQVEVC; encoded by the coding sequence ATGAAATATACGGTGGTGCTCGAACCACAGGAAGAAGGCGGTTTCACAGTCCAGTGCGTCGAGATCCCCGGGGCGATCAGCCAGGGTGAGACCCGGGAAGAAGCGCTCGCCAATATCAAGGAAGCAATAGAACTGGTTCTCGAAGTCCAGCGGGAAGAACTTCACAAGAGATCACCAGCACATCACCGCGAAATCTCACAAGTCGAAGTCTGCTGA